One genomic window of Cannabis sativa cultivar Pink pepper isolate KNU-18-1 chromosome 2, ASM2916894v1, whole genome shotgun sequence includes the following:
- the LOC115719233 gene encoding rubisco accumulation factor 1.1, chloroplastic gives MAMAMLSFTANTLKPLSPFYHDKLFSSSPFTTLLFKPSNKPISATLTPSSSSSRNQQLQQQPYQPFRPPPSPLPNQFRSLDTPSRLEVLANRLGLWFEYAPIIPSLVQEGFTPSSIEEATGISGVEQNRLLVAAQVRESLIQSKTDPDIVAHFDAGGAELLYEIRLLSVQQRSAAAAFIIANGFDGKGAQDLARSMKDFPRRRGDKGWDSFDYTRPGDCLAFMYYRQGREHKSDSDKRATAFEQALKFAETEGAKARVLEELHGAEGNSEAKDELGDPVLVPVVRLKIGEVAEASSVVVLPVCRAEEREKEVLEAPGECRAEGEFNVVVADKGWKRWVVLPAWEPVVGLGKGGIVIAFSDARVLPWKTNKWYKEESILVVANRQRKEVATDDGVYLVAADGEGGLGEGLKVVRGLELKNLGVEECLATVIMVIRPPRDEMDSQLDDEDWD, from the coding sequence ATGGCCATGGCGATGCTCTCTTTCACTGCAAACACTCTCAAACCCCTTTCTCCATTCTACCACGATAAGCTCTTTTCTTCCTCTCCCTTCACTACCCTTCTTTTTAAACCCTCAAATAAACCCATCTCGGCCACTCTCACCCCTTCATCATCGAGCTCCAGAAATCAGCAGTTGCAGCAGCAGCCTTACCAACCCTTTCGCCCACCACCGTCTCCTCTTCCCAACCAATTTCGCTCTCTCGACACTCCCAGTCGCCTAGAAGTTCTCGCCAACCGCCTCGGTCTCTGGTTCGAGTACGCCCCAATCATTCCTTCCCTTGTCCAAGAAGGGTTCACGCCCTCTTCCATCGAAGAAGCCACTGGAATTTCTGGGGTCGAGCAAAATCGCCTTTTGGTTGCTGCCCAGGTACGTGAATCTTTAATCCAATCCAAAACCGACCCAGATATCGTCGCCCATTTCGATGCTGGTGGTGCTGAGTTGTTGTACGAAATTCGGCTCCTGAGTGTCCAACAACGATCTGCCGCCGCAGCCTTCATTATTGCCAATGGGTTCGACGGAAAGGGAGCTCAAGACCTCGCCCGCTCCATGAAAGATTTCCCTCGCCGCCGCGGAGATAAAGGGTGGGATAGTTTTGACTATACTCGCCCAGGGGATTGTCTCGCTTTTATGTATTATAGGCAAGGTAGAGAGCATAAGAGCGATTCCGATAAGAGAGCGACTGCTTTTGAGCAAGCTTTGAAATTTGCAGAAACTGAGGGTGCAAAGGCTAGGGTGTTGGAGGAATTGCATGGAGCTGAGGGAAACTCAGAGGCAAAAGATGAGCTTGGTGATCCTGTTCTTGTTCCAGTAGTGAGGTTGAAGATTGGCGAGGTGGCGGAGGCTAGCTCGGTGGTGGTGTTGCCCGTTTGCAGGGCTGAGGAGAGGGAGAAGGAGGTCTTAGAAGCGCCAGGAGAGTGTAGAGCTGAGGGAGAGTTCAATGTGGTTGTGGCCGACAAAGGGTGGAAGAGGTGGGTGGTGTTGCCAGCTTGGGAGCCTGTAGTGGGGTTAGGAAAAGGAGGGATTGTTATCGCTTTTAGTGATGCTAGAGTCTTGCCATGGAAAACTAATAAGTggtacaaagaagaatcaattTTGGTAGTGGCTAATAGGCAGAGAAAGGAGGTGGCAACTGATGATGGAGTTTATTTGGTTGCTGCTGATGGCGAAGGAGGCCTTGGCGAGGGGTTAAAGGTTGTGAGGGGATTGGAATTGAAAAATTTGGGTGTGGAGGAGTGTCTAGCTACAGTTATTATGGTGATTAGGCCACCAAGAGATGAGATGGATAGTCAGTTGGATGATGAAGATTgggactga